From a region of the Sphaerodactylus townsendi isolate TG3544 linkage group LG09, MPM_Stown_v2.3, whole genome shotgun sequence genome:
- the ENY2 gene encoding transcription and mRNA export factor ENY2, producing the protein MNKDAQMRATINQKLIETGERERLKELLRAKLIECGWKDQLKAHCKDVIKEKGLEHVTVDDLVAEITPKGRALVPDSVKKELLQRIRTFLAQHASL; encoded by the exons atgaataaagatgCACAGATGAGGGCAACTATTAATCAAAAACTAATTGAAACAGGAGAGCGAGAACG CCTTAAAGAATTATTGAGAGCCAAATTAATTGAATGCGGATGGAAAGACCAGTTAAAGGCACACTGTAAAG ATGTCATCAAAGAGAAAGGACTAGAACATGTTACTGTTGATGATTTGGTTGCAGAAATCACTCCAAAAGGCAGAG CTTTGGTACCTGACAGTGTCAAGAAAGAACTTTTACAAAGAATAAGAACATTCCTTGCTCAGCATGCCAGCCTTTGA